The Coccidioides posadasii str. Silveira chromosome 3, complete sequence genome contains a region encoding:
- a CDS encoding uncharacterized protein (EggNog:ENOG410PH7Y~COG:K~BUSCO:475at33183), whose amino-acid sequence MASRFPPRDRSPHRYGDRRPHIPSGPRGGDDANSIPLGREPPRGPKALIDSSRGGHFAPVGPRGRGIPGREYRDRDPRDSRDGPPPFRRDLERDWPRRDRVYDSRDSRPLFGRGRSRSPPPLRDFRDSVPRDLDIPRLRRPSRDGPPGQMLSDLSPLRGGSLRGRGRGDRDRGRGKVFVDDRDLFRRRSLSRDAWRDREPRFERERDRDRERERDRERDRDRERERERERDREIERRDRFERREDDRRPERDERERNQERPDMWKKDRVPSRIDAKSASTTATKSPSTISTPSSAAPPTVPKDDVPEVPQKTVAIPTTIPRDQPKPPDKQPPQRPRQDAPANNPLPQFSPPPTVPEVPAFGALATSPRQSAATAPKHPLPTNTTDSRGRATSVSTPATIAKTNTDVFVSSSIRPPTCPRADRVDAHHGSDIRSRRLSVSDVRGKTEVAMRASRPLPTSPSIPPALLPDHRAVTPSAPDKAFQPSSQTEDRPHSLSRQNSGPMSPPTGPSALTSQGSGRAPLDLNTSPITPRRQSTSQTSPRIPFSNVPTGPRALQRPIAQRNGPKGSNQWVRPGYVSRGPSIINSSSPAKRETFIGEKDMILSASNEPRNEDKQHDEKPASTPTSASPEKDLEKAVEEVISKAIESPIISREVAPKRQEVEEPSKLEENSMFPLLLTESSGEISDEEDDLDEEDFNQGEQRFEKEMQALAADMPPPPLEDPVIVGLLLKIQMLGIIAEGAVPSLDESRAAAEIKKPDELPAAVPDENKEASEIELPDAPPILVPPVEAPVAEAPALENLPFLNDGPPTPFSDMESYQEALKTHESIKNDLRDEIMKQRREIAKEHAELREQYRAYYRPWRLAVDAMDRKKVAEEKKAAASGPSTPPAASTSVANPILEGRRGYRLNSELDFQNALKASTITAEEENARRRDKEATARPDLAREAPIPDMFDPIQKKASVFQDTNQIIDPAKAFEVFAFDLPPDDFTPEEHKIFTDTFMAHPKKWGRIAQALPGRTFQQCINHYYLTKEEMKYKAKLNKRWARRGRGRRTVARPPKSNALMADLGVVRPVYDGDETGETTPAVTDTGRPRRAAAPTFGELAADTETSTPTPSSGKRNNAKEGNDQPSEKSARRGGRGGNRGGRRARAQQTVNNTPIAAAPPKPEPESAVDNATEPTVTKPKTEVEKAVDAIAPRSKTRARAKEPKDVSTAELMEGELPPKQAEGGYGSQQPTSYWSVPEQRDFPDLIAHFGRDFEGISQFMKTKTPTMVRNYFQRSVDSGKTELEELASIAEAKKLKGEPTGPLPIPSLPTKRRYDATPSSVGPRPLAPNTDTTELVDRPLTAKAKPQVVPLAAAPPAIQPRQPMEKTQSQQTFYASVQARGAQMVPLSSNEDSQQRAARSHVTQSQRAQHGPRMGYFSDTRVEVRPAPTQGNIASGHLQEMELKRQPPQPQTLAALSTQAAMGGPHGQNMGRPNVPSHGLDLQESARYQSLSQTPQFSQASYLQPRPSVQAATTPQSHSRRPSRSVSSTAASPVQLNSKTELHPGIIASGDMLGHPKSALRQPTQFLEVNRSTPTALSQKEPCGPGSRPSSTPVQASSEPPRQVPAKRSNIMNILNDEPEDPQPRKRFAGSDYTGSTATPRPASPRHAYPGSHGTPSHAVRSEDQVNTANQQYQRAQYVSGSHHSQPSHSLQQQSLSQISSAQSYSDFPGSFNGTPAAGSLNQDWMARFDPRGQQQSQAANSADQRLSRLTRQRSSSHVYSSTGLPHSIPMSSLQSAQSQASQRQPFTHQPSQSALQIQNQQTSSTRESPLTQHLQPFSQPNSPSVQRHSISFASKPPLARPTSPMPPSGSMNQAPHQPSSRFTGYSPSSSSRQVQSTLESQSQPSHLYRQQNVQSGASQQYTPSARRVPSLSPRHQPSPLPPSQHLLAQHELQSQRRHRPSLNPGQQSDSPFNRNHAPSSQIPSLSRTPGIPLERSYTPPSTLSRHGPSAESGGGGNGAGSHLFPSSSLLHSQGTLSQQTQQQQSLQQPTHQISQLPPRHSNGGPGSGLDHHLYDRR is encoded by the exons ATGGCCTCGCGATTCCCTCCAAGGGACCGCTCTCCCCATAGATATGGCGACCGCCGTCCACATATACCTTCTGGACCTCGTGGAGGAGACGATGCGAATTCCATTCCGCTTGGACGCGAACCGCCTAGAGGACCAAAGGCTTTGATCGACTCGTCCAGGGGTGGCCACTTTGCGCCGGTTGGCCCTAGAGGCAGAGGCATTCCAGGGAGAGAATACCGGGATCGTGATCCTCGTGACTCAAGAGATGGTCCTCCTCCGTTTAGACGGGATCTTGAGAGGGACTGGCCGCGCAGGGATAGGGTCTACGACTCAAGAGATAGCCGTCCGCTATTTGGTCGTGGTCGATCCAGATCGCCTCCGCCGCTCAGAGATTTTCGAGATTCGGTACCCAGGGATTTAGACATACCAAGGCTACGACGACCTTCTCGAGATGGCCCACCTGGTCAGATGCTCTCGGATCTTTCGCCGCTTCGAGGTGGTTCTTTACGTGGTCGTGGTCGTGGAGACCGCGATCGGGGGAGAGGTAAGGTGTTCGTAGACGATCGTGATTTATTCCGCAGGAGGAGTCTCTCGAGAGATGCTTGGAGAGATCGCGAACCCCGTTTTGAACGTGAGAGAGACCGTGATCGTGAGCGCGAGCGGGATAGGGAAAGAGAtagagacagagagagggAAAGGGAAAGGGAACGGGACCGTGAAATCGAGAGGCGTGATCGATTCGAACGACGAGAAGATGATAGACGCCCGGAGAGAGACGAAAGAGAGCGAAACCAGGAACGCCCTGATATGTGGAAGAAAGACCGGGTTCCAAGCAGGATAGACGCAAAGAGCGCATCGACCACTGCCACCAAGTCGCCTTCCACTATTTCGACTCCATCGTCGGCTGCTCCACCAACCGTTCCCAAGGACGATGTTCCCGAAGTCCCTCAAAAAACTGTTGCAATTCCGACAACCATCCCACGGGACCAACCGAAGCCGCCGGATAAACAGCCTCCGCAGAGACCACGTCAGGACGCCCCTGCAAACAATCCACTTCCGCAGTTTTCACCCCCGCCTACAGTTCCAGAAGTTCCGGCCTTTGGTGCATTAGCGACGAGCCCCCGTCAATCGGCAGCCACTGCCCCCAAACATCCGTTACCAACCAACACGACAGATTCCCGAGGGCGGGCAACATCTGTCTCAACTCCAGCTACGATAGCAAAGACCAACACTGATGTCTTTGTTTCTAGCTCCATCCGTCCGCCGACCTGCCCCAGAGCAGATCGTGTGGACGCCCACCATGGCTCTGACATACGTTCGCGCCGATTGTCCGTTTCAGATGTACGTGGCAAAACTGAAGTCGCAATGCGCGCGAGCAGACCCCTTCCGACATCCCCTAGTATCCCGCCTGCTTTATTACCCGATCACCGTGCCGTTACACCCTCTGCTCCGGACAAAGCCTTCCAGCCGTCAAGCCAAACCGAAGACAGGCCGCATTCATTGTCACGGCAGAATTCGGGCCCCATGTCTCCTCCGACAGGCCCTTCCGCCCTCACCTCCCAGGGATCTGGCCGCGCTCCTCTCGACCTTAACACTTCTCCCATCACTCCTCGACGACAATCCACCAGCCAGACCTCCCCTCGTATCCCATTTTCGAACGTACCCACTGGGCCAAGGGCGCTACAGCGACCCATTGCCCAAAGAAATGGCCCAAAGGGAAGCAATCAATGGGTTAGACCTGGATACGTCAGTCGCGGACCATCAATCATCAACTCCAGCTCACCTGCGAAACGGGAGACCTTTATTGGTGAGAAGGATATGATTTTGTCGGCATCTAACGAGCCCCGTAACGAGGATAAACAGCACGACGAGAAACCGGCGTCAACCCCTACTTCGGCGAGTCCTGAAAAAGACCTCGAAAAAGCGGTGGAAGAGGTTATAAGTAAAGCCATCGAGTCCCCTATAATCTCCCGAGAAGTAGCCCCCAAGAGACAAGAAGTGGAAGAGCCCTCTAAGCTAGAGGAAAACAGCATGTTCCCATTGCTACTCACGGAGTCTAGTGGTGAAATATCggatgaggaggacgatTTGGACGAAGAGGACTTTAACCAAGGAGAACAGCGGTTCGAGAAGGAAATGCAGGCTTTAGCGGCCGACATGCCACCACCTCCTCTTGAAGATCCGGTCATAGTCGGTCTCTTGCTCAAAATCCAGATGCTGGGTATTATTGCGGAGGGAGCGGTTCCATCACTCGATGAGTCGCGTGCCGCAGCAGAGATTAAAAAGCCGGATGAGCTTCCAGCAGCTGTTCCAGATGAAAACAAAGAGGCGAGTGAAATCGAGCTTCCTGACGCTCCTCCCATCTTAGTTCCGCCCGTGGAAGCCCCTGTCGCGGAGGCACCTGCGTTGGAGAACCTTCCGTTCCTAAACGACGGGCCTCCAACTCCCTTCTCCGACATGGAAAGCTACCAAGAAGCCCTCAAGACGCACGAGAGCATAAAAAACGACCTCAGAGACGAGATAATGAAACAACGAAGGGAGATCGCAAAAGAGCATGCCGAATTACGGGAGCAGTATCGCGCGTATTACAGGCCGTGGAGGCTTGCGGTCGACGCGATGGATCGGAAGAAAGTAgctgaagagaaaaaggcAGCGGCTTCAGGGCCCTCAACGCCTCCTGCTGCTTCCACTTCCGTGGCCAATCCGATCCTCGAAGGCCGCAGAGGGTACAGGCTGAACAGTGAATTGGATTTCCAGAACGCATTGAAGGCATCCACCATCAccgctgaagaagaaaatgcaCGTCGCAGGGACAAAGAAGCGACAGCAAGACCTGATCTAGCCCGGGAAGCACCCATACCTGATATGTTTGATCCAATACAAAAGAAAGCCTCCGTATTTCAAGATACAAACCAGATCATCGATCCGGCCAAGGCATTTGAAGTCTTCGCGTTTGATCTTCCCCCAGATGATTTCACGCCAGAGGAACATAAGATCTTCACTGATACCTTCATGGCCCATCCGAAAAAATGGGGTAGAATTGCGCAGGCCTTGCCGGGACGTACTTTCCAGCAATGCATCAACCACTACTACTTGACGAAGGAAGAAATGAAATACAAAGCTAAATTGAATAAGAGATGGGCTCGACGCGGTCGTGGGAGAAGAACCGTCGCCAGGCCTCCCAAGTCCAACGCACTTATGGCAGATCTTGGTGTTGTTCGTCCCGTATATGATGGTGATGAAACTGGAGAAACAACCCCGGCAGTTACTGATACTGGTCGGCCGAGACGTGCAGCAGCTCCCACATTTGGCGAGCTCGCTGCTGACACTGAAACCAGTACTCCAACCCCAAGTTCGGGAAAACGAAATAATGCGAAAGAAGGGAACGACCAGCCGTCAGAAAAATCTGCTAGACGTGGCGGAAGAGGCGGAAACCGTGGTGGTCGAAGAGCCAGAGCACAGCAAACTGTAAATAACACTCCAATTGCTGCTGCTCCGCCGAAACCTGAGCCTGAGTCGGCCGTGGACAATGCCACAGAGCCTACTGTAACGAAACCAAAGACTGAGGTGGAAAAAGCAGTTGACGCTATCGCCCCGCGGTCCAAAACTAGAGCTCGCGCAAAGGAACCTAAGGACGTCTCCACGGCAGAATTAATGGAAGGAGAGCTGCCACCGAAGCAAGCCGAAGGCGGATACGGGTCCCAGCAGCCTACAAGCTATTGGTCTGTACCGGAGCAGCGTGACTTTCCTGATCTCATTGCGCATTTTGGCAGGGATTTTGAAGGCATATCCCAGTTCATGAAGACAAAAACTCCAACAATG GTTCGAAATTATTTCCAGAGGAGCGTTGACTCTGGGAAAACTGAATTGGAGGAATTGGCATCAATTGCGGAGGCTAAGAAGCTGAAAGGCGAGCCGACAGGACCTCTTCCAATTCCAAGTCTTCCTACGAAGCGGCGTTACGACGCTACTCCTTCATCAGTCGGTCCTCGACCTTTGGCTCCTAATACGGACACGACCGAGCTGGTTGACAGACCGCTGACAGCCAAAGCCAAACCCCAGGTTGTTCCTTTGGCTGCTGCGCCGCCAGCAATTCAGCCTCGTCAACCTATGGAGAAGACACAGTCGCAGCAGACGTTTTATGCTTCGGTCCAAGCTCGAGGGGCCCAGATGGTACCTTTATCCTCCAATGAGGACTCGCAGCAGCGTGCAGCACGGTCGCATGTTACACAAAGCCAACGAGCGCAGCATGGACCTCGAATGGGTTATTTCAGCGACACTCGTGTTGAGGTTCGGCCTGCGCCAACGCAAGGAAATATTGCAAGTGGCCACTTGCAAGAAATGGAGTTGAAACGTCAGCCACCCCAACCACAAACCCTTGCTGCACTTTCAACGCAAGCAGCCATGGGAGGTCCGCATGGCCAAAATATGGGCAGACCTAACGTCCCGTCTCATGGACTGGATCTTCAAGAATCGGCACGATACCAGTCGCTGTCGCAAACTCCTCAATTTTCGCAGGCGTCCTACCTTCAACCCCGCCCAAGCGTGCAGGCTGCCACGACGCCTCAGTCTCACTCTCGACGGCCCAGTAGGAGTGTTTCATCGACCGCGGCATCCCCAGTACAGCTTAACAGTAAAACAGAATTGCATCCAGGTATCATTGCATCCGGGGACATGCTGGGCCATCCCAAATCTGCCTTACGGCAGCCGACCCAGTTCCTCGAAGTTAATCGCTCAACCCCAACTGCCCTGTCTCAGAAGGAACCCTGCGGCCCCGGTTCTCGACCTAGTTCCACACCAGTGCAAGCAAGCTCGGAGCCACCGCGTCAGGTGCCCGCCAAACGTTCAAATATCATGAATATCTTGAACGATGAACCGGAGGATCCACAGCCTCGGAAACGATTCGCAGGTAGCGATTATACAGGCTCCACTGCGACTCCACGCCCGGCTTCTCCTCGTCATGCATATCCAGGAAGCCATGGGACGCCTTCCCATGCAGTCCGCTCAGAGGATCAGGTAAATACTGCAAACCAGCAGTACCAGCGGGCACAGTACGTTTCTGGATCACACCACTCGCAACCGTCACACTCCCTGCAACAACAATCTCTTTCTCAGATCAGTTCTGCTCAATCCTATTCGGACTTTCCTGGTAGTTTCAATGGTACACCGGCAGCAGGTTCTCTGAATCAGGATTGGATGGCGAGATTTGACCCTCGAGGGCAACAGCAATCTCAGGCAGCCAATTCAGCCGATCAGCGCCTTTCGCGGTTGACGAGGCAACGGTCCTCAAGCCATGTATATTCAAGTACTGGCCTTCCCCATTCAATCCCGATGTCCTCTCTTCAGTCTGCCCAGTCTCAGGCGAGCCAGCGTCAACCCTTCACACATCAGCCTTCCCAATCTGCCTTGCAGATCCAGAATCAACAGACCTCTTCTACTCGAGAGTCTCCCCTAACCCAGCATCTACAACCATTCTCCCAACCGAATAGTCCTTCAGTTCAACGCCACAGTATATCCTTTGCGTCGAAGCCCCCCCTTGCCAGGCCTACGTCCCCAATGCCGCCATCAGGTAGTATGAATCAGGCACCACATCAACCATCATCGCGCTTTACCGGCTATTCTCCAAGCTCTTCTAGTCGTCAAGTCCAATCTACTTTGGAAAGCCAGTCTCAGCCGAGTCATCTTTATCGACAGCAAAACGTTCAAAGTGGAGCTTCCCAGCAATACACACCGTCGGCGAGACGAGTACCGTCCCTTTCGCCCAGGCACCAACCATCGCCATTACCACCATCTCAGCATTTACTCGCGCAACATGAACTTCAATCCCAACGCCGTCATCGGCCTTCGTTAAATCCGGGCCAGCAAAGCGATTCTCCATTCAATCGCAATCATGCCCCTTCTTCGCAGATCCCGAGTCTGAGCCGAACACCCGGTATTCCACTGGAAAGATCGTATACACCTCCATCGACGCTGTCCCGACATGGCCCCAGTGCCGAaagcggcggcggcggcaaTGGTGCTGGTAGTCATTTGTTCCCGTCTAGTAGCTTGCTACATTCCCAAGGGACACTCTCGCAACAAACCCAGCAACAGCAAAGCCTTCAGCAGCCCACTCATCAAATATCTCAACTGCCACCAAGGCATTCGAACGGAGGACCTGGATCTGGGCTGGACCATCATTTGTATGATCGTAGATAG